The window CAGTGTTTGTACGACACTCACAAGGAGACCTCAGAGCAGAATGGCTGCAGTCACAGAGCTCTGCTTCCTGCTGTTTGCGCTCATCAACAACATTCATGCAGAAGAACTCATCACTATCAAGAAAGAAGGGCACTCTTACACCTTCCACCTCCCCAAGGAGGCCAGCTCCTGCCTGATCTCCAGATTTGTTGGTGAGGAGAAGCTTGTCCTGTGGaacacctctgacctctggtcCCACAACTCCACAGTACCTGAAGACTTGAAACAACGACTCTCAGTTGTCAGCAGGAAGAATAGTTCTTCTTACATCATCCACAACCTGACCCATTCAGACTCCGGCCTGTACCAAGAGCAGTGTTGGACCGACGGCAAAGTCACATATGAGAGAAACAGCAGTGTCATTATCTGTAGCTCAGTGAATCAAAAAGATTATATTACACTGACATCTGAAGAATCAAGGGACGTGCCATGTTCTGGAGCAGCTGACAATCTGGATTTCCTGTGGCTCAAACGTGACTTTACATATGAACAAGAAATATGGAAGAAAGTTTTTGGGGACAATACGACATCAGTGATGGACGAAGATGGAGGAAGATACCAAGTGGCGAAAAACTCATCAGCTCTGCGTGTATTCAACCCAACAACAACAGTCATTACAGAGTTCACCTGTCTGGTGATGAACCAACAGCAGTGTGTTAGCAGTGAACGTGCAGAGTTAAACCTGAAGATAGAGACAATCTACGGCTCAGTGGGAGAGACGGCTGTGTTGCCGTGCACTGTGACTGACCTCAGTGATGACCAGCCCCCACGTTGGATGATAAACAAGAATGAACTAAACAACAGAACAAACCAGGCTGTGCCTTCAGTGGACCAAAACTACTCTCTGGTGTTTTCATCACTGACATTAAATCACACAGGTCTGTACTTGTGTAAAACCTCTCTCAGGgtgaaaaagtattttctgGTGGTGTGTCCTAAATTTGGTCCTCCTGCTGTCGAGCTCTTCTCAGAGGGAGAAGAAGTCAGTCTACAATGCAAAGATTTGAAGAACGGTGAGTGGCTTTTTTGGTTCATCAAGTCGAACCAAACAGAAGGCAGAATTGTTACTATATACACGAGTCAGACCATGAGCAGAGTGAGCATTGGCTCTGAGTGGAGTTTGGTTATCTCTAATGTCTCACTGAAAGACACAGGAGAGTATTGGTGTGCAGTTTTTAACCAAAACCGTCGGTGTGTGCCATCAGTCAAAACTGTGTTAATGTACAGAGATCCCTTTGGGATTCACTCCACCTTCTACACAGTGAGATGCTCAGTGCTCAGTGGTCTGCTGGTGATGCTCTGTGTTGTTGTAGTGGCTGTGAatcagaggagcaggagaggagagcagctttcagctcagacacacaGTTAATATGCATATGTTCATttcctcactgtctgtctgtgacaaTGTCAAAAGTACAAGAGGTGAAATAGAAGatgggaaaaaagacaaatgaataCAAAACAATCAGAATAATAATAGAAAGAATGTTGGGAGAAAAAGTTGACAAGTTTACAAGTCAAGCTTTGATCCTGACAGTGTgcagatatatatgtatatatgatatatattgtagttagtttgtctttgtgttgttgtggatCCATGTGATTATAGGGATGACTGCTTTGGGCCGCACCCTGACACACAGCAGGGGGCTGCTCTGTTATGTCATATTGTTTGGAATATTTTGGAATGTTTCACTAATCAATCTTTGAACATTGCTTTCAcctcagctgttgtttttgatcatttgactGATGTGTATCTTGTGTTATTGTACTgatgtttgatttgaaatgaTTCTGTGATTCTTTTATTCTATGTGAAGGAATCTGAGTTGCCTTTTATGCATTCATAATTGTTGTATGTTGGGCTGTTGTCAGTGTTATATGATTGTTATTATACCCTGCTCTATATCAATCAATAATCAAGTGTCTCTATAATAAAGGTGAAACATAAACAATCAGACCTGCTACCCACTTTTTACTCTTCTGATCATGTAGGCTGTCAGAAATGTGGTTTTCTGATGTCACTAAATAAAGGTCACAGTAAAGTGTGTGCACACATCCAATCCTAATATTGAGGCCAGGTGCAAGAAAGCAGATTGAGTGGAGGAAAATGCAGAGAATATCAGTCAGCTGGATTCTAGCTCCCAAACTTTGATTTGAACTCAACAGTCATGTTGTGGGGACTGTTGTGTTCAAATGCTCATGTGCTCGTAGCTGCCAAAACATGATGAAGTGTAACCTGAGAGTGACTGTGGTGACGCTGTAATGATGTGGTGGAAGGAGgaaattatattaataataatgactttatttgtatagcacagtTCATACAGCAAGCGAAGCTCAACGTGACAAAATACAGATAGAACAGGGTATAAGATAAATAAGATTCAaatacacaatcacacacacacacacacacacacataaaaaatataaacacagtttGATACCAATTAAGTAAATGAAAGCTACATAAATACAAGTCTAAAAAGATTTCAAGGTTTTAAGATTTTGTTTGCAGCTGTCGACTAAATCAGAGTCTGACGTCCTCTGGAAGGCAGTTTCAGAGACGAGGGTCTGAGACACTGAACGCAGCATCACCGTGCCTTTTAGTTCTACTACATTTAGTAGACAAGAGGTCGAGGACCTGAAGGATCTACAGGGAATGTATCTGACCAACATATCAGATTAATAGTCAGGAGCCAGTCCatgaagagatttaaaaagcaagaGAGTAATGTGTTCTCCATGTTTAGTCTTGGTGAGTagacgtgctgctgcattttggatCATCTACAGTTTGTTTAAAGATTTATTTGAGAGGTCTGAGAAGAAGGCATTAAAGTGGTCCAGTCTGCGTGAGATAAAAGCATCAACAAGTTTTTCTGTGTCTTGTTTAGATAAAGAGGTCGCAACGGGCAATATTTCAAAGATGTTAAGTGCATTTTTGGTGACGTTTCTCACTTGGGGTTCAAAACACAGGTCACAGTCAAAGATAACACCAaggggggcgtcggtggcttagtagtagagcaggcgccccatgtacaaagctgttaccgcagcggcccgggttcgagtccagcctgtggccgcttgctgcatgtcactccccctctctctccccccctcctcacacttgactgtcctgtccattaaaggcaaaaaaaaaatgcccaaaaacaaaaaaacaaaaaaagataacaGCAAGGTTCTTTATGTCATACTTTTTATTCACAGCCAGCTTTTCTAAATGATATTACATTGAAATTGCTTTTCTTTTGTACCAATGGTTAGAACCTCAGTTTTGTTCCTGTTGAGTCGCAGGAAATTTTGGGACATCCACGTATTAATTTGGCCGATACAACGAGAAAGTTTTTCAGTTGGGATTTTATCATCTGACAAGAATGACATATACAGCTGAGCATCGTCAGCATAGGAATGGAATTCAGTGTCATGCTCTCTAATGATATTTCTCAGAGGAAACATGTACAGATTGAAAAGAGTGGGTCCCAGAATGGGcccctgggggacaccacaATGGACCTCAGTTTTAGAAGACAGTGACTCACCCAGGGACACAACATAGTCCCTTCCTGTCAGATAAGACTTGAACCGGGTTAGAACTGAACCTGAAATGTTCAGATGGGTATGAAGCCGGTTTAGAAGGACGCTATGATTACTGGTGTTGAAAGCTGCCTTTAGGTCAAGAAGGACAAGAACTGAAATCTCTCCTTCAACAAGTTTCATTCTAAGATGGTTTACAGCTTTTACTAGTGCTGTTTCAGTCCTGTGATGGAACAAAAGCCTGATTGaagagtctctgtgtgtctgtgagaatTAGACACACCCCCATGTGTCTGTGGAAAAGGATCCAATCTGCACATCAACTGCATGACAACTGTTGTCAGGTGAAGAGTGCGAGCATGTGAAGGCGGGGGAGCAGAGAGCAGCACAGATAGTAGAATAGACTGATCTGAGAACAGCACCATGCACCTGTTTGGAACAAACTAGGATATTCTGCAATGGAACCAGTTTCTCTTCAGTCTCACGTGACGCTTCAAACATGGACACTCTTGTTTCCAAGCAATAAATCATCCGTTGGAATCTGACTGTTTCATTCCTGTTTATCTCCCCCTAACTAGACGTGACAGGTTTTCTGTGTGTCACCACAACAGTCAACATTAACATCCATCTTGTCAGGACAGAGatccaaaaacacaatgcaGGCCAACCAACTGGAACAGAtaacagacaggaaacaggtgACAGATGCTAGAAAGCAAAGGCATGAGGCACATGGTGACAAAGTGACAAGGAGTatgtcccaagtctcttaattttatactgctaactcctaactcctgacttgaaccggaagtcgttcgaggtccgccatctttaaGGCTGTCTCATGTGtcttattcctgccagtaaggagttagcgttaggagttaggagggatctgttaggtgcgatgagtaaggtaacacgagaggttcctaacagaAAGAGTTTTACAGCTTGAGGccctgacgtataaatacccgccccctgcatctggctcatttgaacgagatggcggagaaacagcgcaagtgtacccgttacatgcattctttgcaatgaaacactgtaattcacatgcctacgtgactacaaagagtaacgttaatgatatttcctgtaagactgtcatgttgtaattaagtttatttcgttcacaacccgttgcgttgttcagcagactgtcggtgatgtgtggctgttaaatgtacAGCTtatcatgtccagaaccacacgtgttgatataacaccacgcacacacacacacacacacacacacacacacacacacacacacacacacatttgcccatcattaattgtcctgcatgtcatgtgagtggaataatgtttaatagcttgtagttaatattaattattaatattaatattaattaatattattactttcatttatgttgttgtaagctactgtcattacagtctgtcctgcatctctctctctctctctctctgtctcattgtgtcatacggattactgttaatttatcatgttgatctgttctgtacgacatctgttgctcgtctgtccgtcctggaagaggaatccctcctcagttggCTTTGATTAgtgaatataatgtgacttgggatgtacgccaaacactggctccgttatgcagcagatccggCTGTGCTGCCGTCATCAGAAAAGGACGTCGCTttacgtgacgcttcagagtaaggccgtctcatgtctcttatcagcaatcctcgctcctcactcctcactcctgactccttgcatgttttcctaATTGGGAGGGACTAAATAGTTAAGGTGACTAGGTTAGGTGGTTTGCAGTAATTTTAAGGGACTTGGGACGTACCCAAGGAGTGTGTGGAAAGGGCCGCTTAGAAactgcagggctgatgaggGAAAGTGGAAACAGGTGTGTAGGTGCGAGGGGACGTCAGGTGAGCAGGACTGGAAAGAGAGTCTGAGGACATGTTGCATTGCAGGTCCCACAGTctgtgtctccatctgctggttgaATTGTAGAACTGAGCGTTGACACAGGACTTTTTAAAAGCCTTTTAGTTTGTGACATTTTCACCTGATTTAACCATGAAAAGCTTCACTGAGATTAAAGATCTGCTTTGCAAGATTGTCCTGGACGAGAAAGACAATAAAGGCTTGTTGTGTCCAAATCAACCAGTGTGTTGTGGTTTTCTTTGAATGGGAACATGTACAGAggtctgattgattgattgattgattcaaaaccaaaacagtttgaTATAAACTATACATGCGTAGAAGTGGATCTGTTACCAATTTAGCAAATTTCTTATAAAATTCTGGTCCATAGCCATCGGGTCCTGGAGCTTTACTGTTTTGTAGGGATTGGATAGTATCAAATAGTTCTTCTTTAGTTACTGGTCTACATATATACATCTCTATCGTCCTGTTTCAATGCAACGAATTCACCTGTTCTGAAAAGCTACCTACCTCTTCTGAAGTACTATCAAACTCTGATGTATATAGTTTTTTGTAGAATTCCaacataatattatatatttttttggtttCAAATTGTTTACAGCCAGTGGCGTCGACCAGAGAAGAGATGGCTTTTGATTCATGTCTCCCTGCAGCAAGACGAGCCAGTAAATGGCCTGGCTTATCCCCCATTTCATACAACCTGTGTTGAGCATAAAACATTGCAGATTCACCCTTTAGCTCGTTCAAGGCTGATCTAGCGAAACTACTCTTCTGGAAAGATTGCTGGATGGATTTTGTTTAAGTTCAGCTTTCAAATTTGCCAGCACTTTTTCCAGCTTTATTTGTTCCtcaagagctttttttttttcttagctgCACTATATGAAATTATTGCACCTCTTAGGTAGGCCTTTGCAGCTTCCCATAAAGTTGATGGGCTTATATCCCCAATATCATTAAATGTCATATAGGCTTCAAATTGCTCCTTAATATATGTTATGAAAGAGGGGCTGCTCAGAAGATATGGGTCAAGACGCCACTGGTGAGAATTAGCATCATGGAAGGCTGGAGAGAGACATATATGGACAGGAGAATGATCGGATAGCGTGCGAATTCCTATGCCACTTTCCTCTAATCTATCCAATACCTGTCTAGAGGTGAAAAATAATCGATTCATGAAAAGCTTTGATGagggtttgaaaaaaatgtaaaatcccTTTCCTTAGGGTGTAGAACCCACCAGGCATCAAACAGATGTAGATCTGTACACATTTCCCTAGTAACTACTGACCTTTTGGAGGGGGGAGTCTTTGAAGGTGGGTTATGGTCTAACCCTGGATTTACCACACAATTAAAATCTCCACCCAGGATGGCGATAGGAGGTAACATAGACGAGACATCAGATGTGAGTTTAGAATAAAATGTACTCATGTAAACGTTTGGTGCATAAACACAGCCTATCATGATGGACTCCCCATATAAAGTACCTTTAATCAACACATATCGCCCCTCCACatcttttacacatttttcaatatcaAAAGGGGTGTTTCTATGTATAGGTGTTATGCGGCTCCTCTCCGACTtgaacaaaatgaagaaaagtaAATTTGGCCCACCCATTCTCTTTTAAGTTTCTCATGTTCTGTATCTGTCACATGGGTCTCTTGCAGCAATGCaatatctgccttctcttttTTGAGCCATGTAAGAATTTTCTTACACTTCATAGCATGATTTACCCCTTTTACATTGATTGAAATTATTTTAGTTGAACTCATAGCCTTatataacaattaaaaaaatacataatactgAGTCTTCTGATTATATACAATTTATCAGACACACTATAGCTTGTATTGTGCAAGTTGAAAACCCTATTGATAAAGGGGTAGTCCTAAAGGAAGTGGCCCTAAAAATCCccaaaatcacactgaaaaaaaaaaaaccctcattaCCCCTAAACTAAGACATGTGATGCTGAATGGACAAAGCCTGCAAGGCCAGACAAGAACCGTTGTAAGCCACGTCACAAGGATAGCAGTAGAGTCCATTATCCCTCCTGTGAAACAGTCCCTAACCAGCAAATCCCTCCCTCGCTCCCACAAACTGAAGACCCATATAGGTTATGCTCATGCTTACACTCAGTAAATCTCCTAGAAACAcgtaaaaaatatgaaaacaacagaaaaagaagGAGGTACCCAGAATCCCAACCTTCATAATTactaataaatatttaaattatagTTGGGAGGAGAACCTTCCACCATTTTATAATCACTTTGAAGGCTTGATTTGAGTAAGgatgaacaaaaaaaagcatacaataaattaatagaaaaatagCCTATATGTTCAAGAACCAAAACTGATTCAGTGTATTATTAAATATCTTTCTGTATGATAACAGATTACTCTGCATGCAACGAAATTTAATCTAACTCACAGCCATCAAAACCTTCAGTAGAACAGAGTATAAAATGAGAAATAGTTGAAATCATATCTTGCAGTCCAAATGGCTTCATGTatcaaaatagaaaaaaaaaaatatacccATCTATAGGCTATGAATCCTTAAGTAGTTCATTTTGGACCTTGTAATAGGCCTAGTCTGTATCACAAATCCACATCAGATGATCACCGACCTTTAATCCTTTTACTCCGGTGTCTGGGTTACCTGTCCCATGCCGTTCACGACACTCTGTGCCTCTCCTGCATCTTTGAAGGTGAAGTTCTTCTCTCCACATGTGAAAGTGAGTGTAGCAGTGAAAGCCATACGAAACCggatttttttcttaatcaGCTGGCCGCACATGTCGTTGAAGCATCTACATTGCTGAATAACACTTGCTGTGAAGTCGGAGCGAATGGCAAACTCCTGTCCATCATGAGCCAGAGGCTGTCTGGATTTAAATGCTGCAAATATTTTAATCTTGTCTGCGTAGTTGTGCAGCTTGATCACCACGGCTCGGGGCTTGTCTTGGTTACCTGGCTGTGGTCGGCCAGGTGTGCGATGAGCTCTGTCCAGCTTGATGGTCCCCCTCTTAGTGTCAAGGCCGAGCACAGAAGGGAGCCATGATTCCAAAAAGATAATGGGCTGTCGTCCCTCAGTCCCCTCTTGTAGCCCAGAGATCCTGATGTTGCCACGACGGTTGCGGTTTTCTTGATCCTCAAGTCTTTGGGTTAGCATGGATATGGTCTCCTCGGCCCGGGCTAGCTGTGATTTCATGGTGGAGATGTCATCCTCGGCTGTGGAAATACGGCATTCAGCTTCCTCCATACGGTGATCATCGCTCTCTAACCGTGTGGTGATAGAGTCTAGTGTCTCAGAGAATTTAGACAGTTTCTCCTCAAGCACCGCAGCGACTTTACTGGTGATGTCTTCAACAAGTTTGTCACTCACATGGTCTGATGACACACAGGCTAGGTTAGCTGCACCATGCTGAGGTTCAGTAACCTTACTTGCGTTTTGCAGCCGTCGCTGCTCTCCTCTGGTTCATATGCTCTGATCTTTTTTTAGACACGTTTCTTTGTCTTTGCATGAAGAGCTGTAACCACACTTGGCTGACTAGGTCcacaaatatatgtttttagAAATGTATGGAGCGGGAGCCAGGTGC is drawn from Epinephelus fuscoguttatus linkage group LG5, E.fuscoguttatus.final_Chr_v1 and contains these coding sequences:
- the LOC125888423 gene encoding uncharacterized protein LOC125888423 isoform X2, whose product is MAAVTELCFLLFALINNIHAEELITIKKEGHSYTFHLPKEASSCLISRFVGEEKLVLWNTSDLWSHNSTVPEDLKQRLSVVSRKNSSSYIIHNLTHSDSGLYQEQCWTDGKVTYERNSSVIICSSVNQKDYITLTSEESRDVPCSGAADNLDFLWLKRDFTYEQEIWKKVFGDNTTSVMDEDGGRYQVAKNSSALRVFNPTTTVITEFTCLVMNQQQCVSSERAELNLKIETIYGSVGETAVLPCTVTDLSDDQPPRWMINKNELNNRTNQAVPSVDQNYSLVFSSLTLNHTGLYLCKTSLRVKKYFLVVCPKFGPPAVELFSEGEEVSLQCKDLKNGEWLFWFIKSNQTEGRIVTIYTSQTMSRVSIGSEWSLVISNVSLKDTGEYWCAVFNQNRRCVPSVKTVLMYRDPFGIHSTFYTVRCSVLSGLLVMLCVVVVAVNQRSRRGEQLSAQTHS